A genome region from Frankineae bacterium MT45 includes the following:
- a CDS encoding DNA-binding response regulator, OmpR family, contains REC and winged-helix (wHTH) domain, with amino-acid sequence MRLLIVEDEVRLASALQRGLISEGFTVDVLHNGPDGLHAAQETTYDLVILDIMLPGLSGYRIIEALRKEENWVPILMLTAKDGEYDEADALDIGADDYLTKPFSFVVLVARVRSLLRRGVIPRPASLTVDDLVLNPSAHSVHRGDTEIELTPREFSLLEYLMRRAGEAVSKSDILHHVWDAHYEGDANVVEVYVGYLRRKIDVPFDRQSVQTVRGAGYRLAVTGVGATGSAGGSGADGTGS; translated from the coding sequence GTGCGACTGCTCATCGTAGAAGACGAGGTGCGCCTGGCCTCGGCCCTGCAGCGCGGGCTGATCAGCGAGGGTTTCACAGTCGATGTGCTGCACAACGGACCCGACGGTCTGCACGCGGCGCAGGAGACCACCTACGACCTGGTCATCCTCGACATCATGCTGCCGGGCCTCTCCGGCTACCGGATCATCGAGGCGCTGCGCAAAGAGGAGAACTGGGTTCCGATCCTCATGCTCACGGCCAAGGACGGGGAGTACGACGAGGCCGACGCGCTGGATATCGGCGCCGACGACTACCTGACCAAGCCCTTCTCCTTCGTGGTGCTGGTGGCCCGGGTCCGCTCGCTGCTGCGCCGGGGCGTCATCCCCCGGCCGGCGTCGCTCACCGTCGACGATCTGGTGCTGAACCCGTCCGCGCACTCGGTGCACCGCGGTGACACCGAGATCGAGCTGACCCCGCGCGAGTTCTCGCTGCTGGAGTACCTGATGCGCCGGGCCGGCGAGGCCGTCTCGAAGTCCGACATCCTGCATCACGTCTGGGACGCCCACTACGAGGGTGATGCCAACGTGGTGGAGGTCTACGTCGGGTACCTGCGCCGCAAGATCGACGTCCCCTTCGACCGTCAGAGCGTCCAGACGGTCCGCGGTGCCGGCTACCGGCTGGCCGTCACCGGCGTCGGTGCTACCGGGAGCGCGGGCGGAAGCGGCGCCGACGGGACCGGCAGTTAG
- a CDS encoding Outer membrane lipoprotein-sorting protein, giving the protein MRSVNGVFTRHRYLRWLAPAAVVGVVVVVATGSLSAQASTNLPYRSAAQLLAALESSHVGGLSGTVVQKAALGLPELPSVDTSGQTGGTLLGLLSGSHTARVWYSGETKQRVALLDSVGETDIFRNGADVWSWSSSTRVASHTILPAANSKTPETTTLTPDQLATRALAAISPSTLVTTDSSREVAGRAAYELVLTPRDTSSRIGSVRIAVDGAKSVPLAVQVYARNDLSKPAMDVSFTEINFAVPDNSNFDWKPPSGAIVTQNSGTSKQAGKAIAAASSSDEPSTIGSGWTSVLATHAKLPADSGNDSKLMAALTPVKGAWGTGRLFDSKLMTVLLTNDGRVLAGAVDPSVLYAAAATYK; this is encoded by the coding sequence ATGCGCAGCGTCAATGGTGTCTTCACCCGACACCGGTATCTGCGGTGGTTGGCGCCGGCGGCCGTGGTCGGAGTCGTCGTAGTCGTCGCCACCGGAAGTCTCTCAGCCCAGGCCAGCACCAACCTCCCGTACCGCAGCGCGGCCCAGTTGCTGGCGGCGCTGGAGTCCTCGCACGTCGGTGGACTCAGCGGAACCGTCGTCCAGAAGGCCGCGCTCGGCCTTCCGGAACTGCCCAGCGTCGACACTTCTGGCCAGACCGGCGGCACGCTGCTCGGCCTCCTCAGCGGCTCCCACACCGCCCGGGTCTGGTACTCCGGTGAGACGAAGCAGCGGGTGGCCCTCCTCGACTCTGTCGGCGAGACCGACATCTTCCGCAACGGGGCCGACGTCTGGTCGTGGAGCAGCAGCACGCGGGTCGCGTCGCACACCATCCTCCCGGCGGCCAATAGCAAGACGCCGGAGACCACCACACTGACGCCCGACCAGCTCGCCACGCGGGCCCTCGCCGCGATCAGCCCGTCGACGCTGGTCACCACCGACTCCTCCCGCGAGGTCGCCGGCCGCGCCGCCTACGAGCTCGTCCTCACCCCGCGTGACACTTCGTCGCGGATCGGTTCGGTCCGCATCGCCGTCGACGGTGCCAAGAGCGTCCCGCTCGCGGTCCAGGTCTACGCCCGCAATGACCTCTCCAAGCCGGCCATGGACGTCTCCTTCACCGAGATCAACTTCGCCGTCCCGGACAACTCCAACTTCGACTGGAAGCCGCCGTCGGGCGCGATCGTCACCCAGAACTCGGGGACCTCAAAGCAGGCCGGCAAGGCGATTGCCGCCGCCTCCTCGTCGGATGAACCGTCGACGATCGGCAGCGGCTGGACCAGCGTGCTGGCCACCCACGCCAAGCTCCCGGCCGACAGTGGCAACGACTCCAAGTTGATGGCGGCGCTCACCCCGGTGAAGGGCGCCTGGGGCACCGGCCGACTCTTCGACTCGAAGCTGATGACCGTCCTGCTCACCAACGACGGGCGAGTTCTGGCCGGCGCAGTCGACCCGTCGGTGCTCTATGCGGCGGCGGCCACCTACAAGTAA
- a CDS encoding ABC-2 type transport system ATP-binding protein, whose amino-acid sequence MTSAALTKRFRGGQVAVDSLDLVVPTGSVYGFLGPNGSGKTTTIRMLLGLIIPTAGTHSLLGEAFPAGAARVLPKVGALVEGPAFHPYLSGRSNLARLDAADAFADPRNAKLRIGAALERVGLAAAAGKRYRNYSLGMRQRLGIAAALLQPRDLLVLDEPTNGLDPQGTREVRHLITELAADGVTVMVSSHLLSEVEQVCSHVGVMSVGRMVWQGSFAELSQQQHVLAQVITTDRDQAAATFTALGLSSVAVTDHGATGVLGTVTPESVVAALVADGVAVRGFTVARPQLEEVFVELTGSGFDVSG is encoded by the coding sequence GTGACCTCCGCTGCCCTGACGAAACGCTTCCGCGGCGGGCAGGTTGCCGTCGATTCGCTCGACCTGGTGGTGCCCACCGGCTCGGTCTACGGCTTCCTCGGCCCGAACGGATCCGGAAAGACGACGACCATCCGGATGCTCCTTGGGCTCATCATTCCCACCGCCGGTACCCACTCGCTGCTTGGTGAAGCCTTCCCGGCCGGTGCCGCGCGGGTGCTCCCTAAGGTCGGTGCGCTGGTCGAAGGGCCGGCGTTTCACCCGTATTTATCGGGACGTTCTAACCTGGCCCGGCTTGATGCCGCCGACGCCTTCGCCGACCCGCGCAACGCCAAGCTGCGGATCGGGGCCGCCCTGGAGCGCGTCGGCCTGGCCGCGGCCGCCGGGAAGCGGTACCGCAACTATTCGCTCGGCATGCGGCAGCGGCTCGGCATCGCCGCCGCGCTACTGCAGCCGCGTGACCTGCTGGTGCTCGACGAGCCGACCAACGGCCTCGACCCGCAGGGCACCCGCGAGGTGCGGCACCTGATCACCGAACTCGCCGCCGACGGGGTCACCGTCATGGTCTCCTCCCATCTGCTCAGTGAGGTGGAGCAGGTCTGCAGCCATGTCGGGGTGATGAGCGTCGGCCGGATGGTCTGGCAGGGCTCCTTCGCCGAGCTGTCGCAGCAGCAGCACGTGCTGGCCCAGGTGATCACGACGGATCGCGATCAGGCGGCGGCGACCTTCACCGCACTCGGGCTGAGCAGCGTCGCGGTCACCGACCACGGGGCCACCGGGGTGCTGGGAACGGTGACCCCGGAGTCGGTCGTCGCGGCTCTGGTCGCCGACGGGGTCGCGGTGCGCGGCTTCACGGTCGCCCGTCCCCAACTGGAAGAGGTCTTCGTCGAGCTCACCGGATCGGGCTTCGATGTCAGCGGCTGA
- a CDS encoding ABC-2 type transport system permease protein, which produces MSAAEASDTAQLAGRELGRARPLAVLRLLRSEVAMTFRRRRNLAILAVLGALPIVIAIAVRSTTQHPSRGGGGGDNGGALFNSITENGVFVAFAALAAVLTFFLPLAVAVVAGDSIAGEANTGTLRYLLTVPVGRTRLLVVKYVGILIWCLVSVLLVAVIGVLIGVALFGGGRVTLLSGTTVTFAAGLYRLLLVVLYLSWMMAAVGAIGLFVSTLTEVPVASMAATLALVITSEVLDAVPQLRSIHAWLPSHYWLQFADLLRDPMDTSRVQHGCVVGLVYVALFLTLSWARFSNKDVTS; this is translated from the coding sequence ATGTCAGCGGCTGAGGCGAGCGACACCGCGCAGCTGGCCGGCCGGGAACTCGGCCGCGCCCGCCCGCTGGCCGTCTTGCGTCTACTGCGCTCCGAGGTCGCGATGACGTTCCGGCGCCGGCGCAACCTCGCCATTCTGGCTGTCCTCGGTGCCCTGCCGATCGTCATTGCCATCGCGGTTCGCAGCACCACCCAGCACCCCTCTCGCGGCGGCGGAGGCGGTGACAACGGTGGTGCCCTCTTCAACAGCATCACCGAGAACGGCGTCTTCGTCGCCTTCGCCGCGCTGGCCGCGGTCCTCACCTTCTTCCTGCCGCTGGCTGTCGCGGTGGTGGCCGGCGACTCGATTGCGGGGGAGGCCAACACCGGAACGCTGCGCTATCTGTTGACGGTTCCGGTTGGGCGGACCCGACTGCTGGTGGTGAAGTACGTCGGCATCCTGATCTGGTGCCTGGTGAGCGTGCTGCTGGTGGCGGTCATCGGCGTGCTGATCGGGGTGGCGCTCTTCGGCGGCGGGCGGGTCACGCTGCTGTCGGGCACCACGGTCACCTTCGCCGCCGGGCTGTACCGGCTGCTGCTGGTCGTCCTCTATCTGAGCTGGATGATGGCCGCCGTCGGTGCCATCGGCCTCTTCGTCTCGACGCTCACCGAGGTGCCGGTCGCCTCGATGGCCGCCACGCTCGCCCTGGTGATCACGAGCGAAGTGCTTGACGCGGTGCCGCAGTTGCGCAGCATCCACGCCTGGCTGCCCAGTCACTACTGGCTCCAGTTCGCGGACCTCCTGCGTGACCCGATGGATACCAGCCGTGTTCAGCACGGTTGCGTGGTCGGGCTCGTCTACGTCGCGCTCTTCCTGACCCTCAGTTGGGCCCGCTTCAGCAACAAGGACGTCACTAGCTGA
- a CDS encoding S-formylglutathione hydrolase FrmB — protein sequence MEISSDAKSSRKSGRSRRWRVLVPAAVATALALAVIPQTGAGALGCGFLGLSNCAPTPPTGAPGTSVGQLTQVNTTTNGGTNPKFGNVPSTSKIGVPNAGVVPIVGLKSARADDGAFVAYESQLDSRTVDLMVYSPALNGAAPVRLMLPPDWSSQPSATWPSVYLLHGGNDKADYQSWSLFTHLPQETAGVDALFVMPSIGSSAFATNYWNYGISGQGNQYDTFVATELPQLLQRGYRANSKAVVAGISSGGYSALALAALHPSTFASAASYSGLDDLSSITTGLIIEGGNLLDLKSPVAMWGDYILQNGIWRAHDPVALLNNLKNTPVFVSAGNGKVGPADPAGASSDSIEPVVQGTTQSFAQKAQAAGVPVTADLYGNGTHSWYYWDREFVRSWPMFASAAGISGSLTGVSP from the coding sequence GTGGAGATTTCGTCCGACGCAAAGTCAAGTCGTAAGAGCGGTCGGTCGCGTCGGTGGCGCGTTCTCGTTCCCGCTGCGGTAGCGACCGCCCTCGCGCTGGCCGTCATTCCGCAGACCGGTGCCGGTGCGCTCGGCTGCGGATTCCTCGGCCTCTCCAACTGCGCGCCGACGCCGCCCACCGGCGCTCCGGGCACCTCAGTTGGACAGCTCACCCAGGTCAACACCACCACCAATGGCGGAACCAACCCGAAGTTCGGGAACGTCCCGTCGACCAGCAAGATCGGTGTCCCGAACGCCGGTGTCGTGCCGATCGTCGGCCTCAAGAGCGCTCGCGCCGATGACGGTGCCTTCGTCGCGTACGAGAGCCAGCTCGACAGCCGCACGGTCGACCTCATGGTCTATTCGCCGGCGCTCAACGGTGCCGCCCCGGTTCGCCTGATGCTGCCGCCGGACTGGTCCTCGCAGCCCAGCGCCACCTGGCCGTCGGTGTACCTGCTGCACGGCGGCAACGACAAGGCCGACTACCAGTCCTGGTCGCTCTTCACCCACCTTCCGCAGGAGACGGCCGGAGTCGACGCCCTCTTCGTCATGCCGAGCATCGGCAGCTCGGCCTTCGCCACCAACTACTGGAACTACGGCATCTCCGGCCAAGGCAACCAGTACGACACGTTCGTCGCCACCGAACTGCCGCAGCTGCTGCAGCGCGGCTACCGGGCCAACAGCAAGGCCGTCGTGGCCGGCATCTCCAGCGGCGGCTACAGCGCGCTCGCCCTGGCCGCACTGCACCCGTCGACCTTCGCCTCGGCCGCCTCCTACAGCGGCCTGGATGACCTCTCCTCGATCACCACCGGCCTGATCATCGAGGGTGGCAACCTCCTCGATCTGAAGAGCCCGGTCGCCATGTGGGGCGATTACATCCTGCAGAACGGCATCTGGCGGGCCCACGACCCGGTGGCGCTACTGAACAATCTGAAGAACACGCCGGTCTTCGTCTCGGCCGGCAACGGCAAGGTCGGCCCGGCCGACCCGGCCGGTGCCTCCAGCGACTCCATCGAGCCGGTTGTGCAGGGGACGACCCAGTCGTTCGCGCAGAAGGCACAGGCCGCCGGCGTTCCGGTCACCGCTGATCTCTACGGCAATGGCACGCACTCCTGGTACTACTGGGACCGCGAGTTCGTCCGCTCCTGGCCGATGTTCGCCTCCGCCGCCGGAATCAGCGGGTCGCTCACCGGAGTGTCGCCCTGA